In the Hevea brasiliensis isolate MT/VB/25A 57/8 chromosome 8, ASM3005281v1, whole genome shotgun sequence genome, TATTAGATGCATGTATAATTAgattgaatgagggagctgagctcccatttgattttatgacattatgagtatgtgaagggtgagctgagctccccaaattattatatattatgctTACAGGTCGGACAAGTCAAAAACTCCCGTCTatgttatggccggactctatccggttgttttcttgaaattaggcttAATATGGGCTTTAGAATTAGGTTAACGAATAGTTAGGATTACTacaggccttgggggctttaggctgacccaggtcctagtgccggtccggctcataggttggatcgtgacaCTCTAAATGAAAGAGACTCTCATAATGGTGATGAAGGTCTCTTCTGAAATTATCAATGCAACCTTTCACCCAAGCTTATTTTCTGCCAGGCATGTCCAACTCTAATTATGAAGCATATTTTTTCACCCCTTCTTGTGAAGTCAAGAGCATTTGTTATTTGTATGCAAATATCTTTTGTAGAAGAGTTGTAGCTTTCACTTTCTATCATTAGTCAAGGAATCCAATAAGCTACTAATTTTTAAGTTAATGTCAAATAGTTAAATTCAACCTAATGGGGTAGTAGATGGTGGTTGATCTGCACATCCCAATGTGCTTGATCTCTCACCTAATGTACTTTTTAATGAAAAAAACTAAAGCATTGTTCTGCATATGGATGAGGAGTTGGATGCAAACTATAGATGTAAGTGACTCACACATATATCAATTTCTAAATTGACTTGATTATGGTTAAGATTAAAAAgtaagttattcaaaattttctaaactcCCATTAAATTAGGTAATTAAGATTGAAATCAATGCAAAAGTTTAAACTCATACGAAAAGTAGTCTAATAAtctttagattaaatatttatatttaaattaatgtaTTCAttatatatactttaattaattttatataaattttgatataaatatttaatttaataattattaaatatatttttatatgaaatctaacttatattaataaaaaaattaaaatccaaatttttttaataaaataaatttatttttttaaaatgaagATCGAATGTTCTTTGGGCTAATTCCAAGACAGCCCAGCCCAATGCAAAAACAAGCTCACCTGAGTCTATACGTTATGAACCATCTCTTTGAAATATCAGTTTTCTCTGCTTCTTTGTCAGTACCGTTTTGTATTCCCATCTCCCTCTCTGTACTCCTACTCTCTCTCTCTGCAATCTTTTGTATTTATAAACCCTAAATTCGATCTTCATGGGAGAATCCATTCCTCCTCGTCGCATATCCGTTCATCAAGCTCTTGGTGGCGGTGCAGGTTTCCTCTCGCTGTTTCAATAACATAATTGTTATTCGATATAAATGGAAACCCATATCCTAGAATCATGGGCTTGTTTGTGATTTTGATTTCAGATGGATCTGATCTTTTAGAAGATGATGTTTTGGTCTATTTTCttctaattttatgaatttttatttgtTGGAATAGCGGCTGATGTGCTGTTATGGAAGAAATGGTGTGGGAGTGTTACGATTCTATTGACAGCGACTACCATGTGGATGCTGTTTGAGCGAGCCGGTTATAATATCTTGTCATTTGTAGCCAATGTGTTGTTCCTTCTTGTTGCCATTCTATTCTTCTGGGCCAAATCTGCTTCCCTTCTCAACAGGTTCTCTTTCATGACCCTTTTGCATCTCTTGAGtgttttttaatttgaattttttgccATTATCAATTCTACTTGAATAATAAAGCAAGGCAGCCATGGACAAGATATGGGTCATTTTTTTAAGGGGAAAATGATATATCTTTCTTCTCTAGCTTTCATTTTCTAAATTGTTAAAATGATTAGTTCTGTGCTTTAGGCCTCTGCCTCCCCTGCCTGACCTGGAAATTTCTGAGGAGACTATTGTCAAGGCTGCTGATGTGCTTCAATTGTATGCCAATCATGCACTGTCAATTGCACGTGAGATTGCAATTGGCAGAAATTTGAAAATGTTCCTTCAGGTTAGGAGATATAGCCCTTAAATCGAACTTTTGTGCAAAATTTTGAattgtttgtttgttttttttttgttttttgtttttttttatgggTTCATTACAAAATATTTCCTCATCTTTGCCTTAAAATACACTTTGATTGTTGCTGTTTCAAAATTAGCAATTTTAATCTATATACTACCATTTGTGAAAATCACAATATTTGGAGGGACTAATGTGTTCTACAATATAGTAATTTAGAGATTATAGTCCTATTAAAATTTGAAACTTTACTTCAGATACTAAAGAGTAATCTAATCTAAAAATGTTATGGACTTGAATGTagtgaattttataattttataatcatGGACTAAAAAGTTGAATTATTAAGCGTCTTAATTGATTAAAATTGCTAATTTTCAAACAGTATTATAGTAAGGACCAAAGTGTATATTATAGAAAACCTCAAGAGTCTTTTGTAATTAATCCTATTTTTATTGATTTAAGCTGCTTTTTTTTTTCATGCATTATTTACGTGCAATGTGATTCTTTAGGTCGCTTTTGGTTTGTGGGTAGCATCCTATATTGGTAGTCTCTGCAATTTTCTCACTTTTGTCTATATTGGTAAGCTTTTTGCTGTCTATTGTTTCTCTTAATGGGCATATGATTAAGGGGCATGCTAAATAATAATTCCTTTATGTATGTTCATTCTGCAGGGGTTCTCCTTAGCCTTTCAGTTCCTGTACTTTATGACAAATACCAGCACCGCATTGATGAAAAGTTGTCTGTAACACACAGAATCATTCAAACACAGTATAGGAAAATCGATGAAAGCCTCCTGAAGAAGATTCCACTGCCATCAAGCAAGGAAAAGAAGATTCAGTAGGTAAGTCTCTGCTTCCACCAGCCACCCACAACCAACATACATCAATACTTTATCAATCTTGCACTTATGGGATCTCTTCTAGAATTATCAATGCTAGAATTACTAGAATCCAAATTTCATACCAAGGCATTGGGCTAAAGAAAATGATATAGGAAGACATAATTGTCAAACTCCatatttgagacagaagagaatgTTAATGAAAATCTCCATTTGAGTGAGGTTAGACAATATTCTACATTTCTTAGAGTTCAGTTAGGAAaaataaggaaaagaaaaaggaaatatgTGAGGTAAAGGGAAATAAAATAGAGAACAAGAGTAGATAGAGAATGGATGGGAATAGTGGACCGAGAGAGAGTGGAGAGTTGGAAAAAAAGGAAAAGCAAGAAACAGGAACCTTTTTGGAATGTGTGGATGGACATCAAGAGAGAGGGGATTGGCTAGAGGGCGCCATGGAAGGCCTTTTGGAGCCTTGCCTTCTTCTTTTCTTatgttcttttctttttctattttgcGGAAACTCTCTTTCTCTCGATCTCTCTCTCTTTGTTGCTTTCAATTTTGATTGGGGTGTATTACA is a window encoding:
- the LOC110649296 gene encoding reticulon-like protein B11; the encoded protein is MGESIPPRRISVHQALGGGAAADVLLWKKWCGSVTILLTATTMWMLFERAGYNILSFVANVLFLLVAILFFWAKSASLLNRPLPPLPDLEISEETIVKAADVLQLYANHALSIAREIAIGRNLKMFLQVAFGLWVASYIGSLCNFLTFVYIGVLLSLSVPVLYDKYQHRIDEKLSVTHRIIQTQYRKIDESLLKKIPLPSSKEKKIQ